From the Corythoichthys intestinalis isolate RoL2023-P3 chromosome 13, ASM3026506v1, whole genome shotgun sequence genome, one window contains:
- the slc26a5 gene encoding prestin isoform X4 — MLAAVPPVYGLYSSFYPVLLYTFFGTSRHISIGTFAVISLMIGSVAVREVPDFYTLPVNGSNESAILNGTIQEKRVQVAVALTTLVGIIQILLGILRFGFVAIYLTEPLVRGFTTAAAVHVVVSQLKYLLGVKTKRFSGPLSVIFSVQAVLSKITSTNIATLILGLVCLVFLYGVKDLNQRFKKKIPIPIPGEIIVVIVSTGVSYGMKLAGDYNVDVVGDIPTGLKTPAAPDFLLFSSLVTDAFAIAIVGFSMGISLAKIFALKHNYSVDSNQELIALGLCNFISSFFQTFTITCSMSRSLVQESTGGKTQVAGLLGSLLVLLVIVAIGFVFEPLPQTALAAIIMVNLLGMFKQFRDIPALWRTSKIELAIWLVTFVASVLLGLDYGLLSAITFALLTVIYRTQSPKNAVLGRIANTGLYYNIDEYEEATECEGIKIFHSNSSIYFANCDLYVSALKEKTGVNPEDLQAARKAQKKQKANCSVTCSPKRPVELFVCKDNEQAATHEILSFNKTMEDQTNGNLGEIRMEADTEDVAFLESSGSVHSIILDWTHASFIDSVGAKAIKQVIKEYAAVDIRVVIAGCNSNLLSELDQLEFFTGNLNTEMLFPTLHDAVLHCQHSPPKITS, encoded by the exons ATGCTTGCTGCTGTGCCTCCAGTTTATGGTCTGTACTCATCGTTCTACCCTGTTCTGCTCTACACTTTCTTCGGCACATCCAGACACATATCCATAG GCACGTTTGCAGTAATAAGCCTAATGATCGGAAGTGTTGCAGTCAGGGAGGTTCCTGATTTTTACACACTTCCCGTCAATGGCTCAAATGAATCCGCCATCTTGAATGGGACAATTCAGGAGAAGAGGGTTCAGGTAGCTGTGGCGCTTACAACTCTTGTGGGAATCATTCAG ATTCTTCTAGGGATTCTCCGGTTTGGCTTTGTGGCAATTTACCTCACGGAACCGCTTGTGCGAGGTTTCACGACAGCAGCTGCTGTGCACGTAGTGGTTTCTCAGTTAAAATATTTACTGGGAGTGAAAACGAAACGCTTCAGTGGACCCCTTTCTGTTATATTT AGTGTCCAGGCAGTACTTAGTAAGATTACAAGTACTAATATCGCCACGCTCATTCTGGGCCTTGTGTGTCTGGTCTTTCTGTACGGAGTGAAAGACCTCAACCAGCGTTTCAAAAAGAAGATACCCATCCCGATTCCCGGGGAGATTATCGTGGTCATCGTGTCAACTGGCGTCTCTTACGGCATGAAATTGGCAGGGGACTACAACGTCGATGTGGTTGGGGATATACCAACTGG GCTTAAAACACCAGCCGCTCCAGATTTCTTGCTGTTCTCCAGTCTGGTGACCGACGCCTTCGCTATTGCGATTGTAGGCTTCTCCATGGGAATCTCGCTAGCCAAAATCTTTGCACTGAAGCATAACTACAGCGTGGACAGTAACCAG GAGCTGATAGCCCTCGGCCTTTGTAATTTCATTAGCTCTTTCTTCCAAACGTTCACCATCACTTGCTCCATGTCGAGGAGCCTGGTGCAGGAGAGCACGGGTGGTAAAACGCAG GTCGCAGGGCTACTCGGGTCTCTATTGGTGCTACTGGTCATCGTCGCTATTGGTTTTGTCTTCGAGCCGCTTCCGCAG ACTGCCTTGGCAGCCATAATTATGGTCAATTTGCTGGGCATGTTCAAACAGTTCCGAGACATTCCAGCTCTGTGGAGAACCAGCAAGATTGAACTA GCGATCTGGCTGGTGACGTTCGTGGCGTCTGTGCTATTAGGCTTGGACTACGGCCTCCTATCAGccatcacatttgctttattgacGGTCATCTATAGAACGCAGAG CCCAAAAAATGCTGTTCTCGGGCGGATTGCAAACACAGGATTATACTACAACATTGATGAATACGAAGAG GCGACGGAATGTGAGGGGATTAAGATTTTCCACTCCAATTCGTCAATCTACTTCGCTAACTGCGACCTTTATGTGAGCGCGCTCAAGGAGAAG acAGGCGTGAACCCAGAAGACTTACAAGCGGCTAGAAAAGctcagaaaaaacaaaaagccaaCTGCAGCGTGACGTGCTCGCCGAAAAGACCTGTCGAG TTGTTTGTTTGTAAGGACAATGAACAAGCTGCCACGCACGAGATTTTGTCCTTTAACAAAACGATGGAAGACCAGACTAACGGCAATCTCGGAGAAATTCGCATGGAAGCGGATACAGAGGACGTAGCATTCCTGGAGTCTTCCGGTTCCGTCCATTCCATCATCCTGGACTGGACGCACGCCAGTTTTATTGACTCTGTGGGAGCCAAGGCCATTAAACAG GTCATTAAGGAGTATGCAGCAGTAGATATTAGAGTTGTCATCGCTGGTTGTAACA GTAATCTGCTATCCGAGCTGGACCAGTTGGAGTTCTTCACTGGAAATCTAAACACGGAGATGCTGTTCCCAACCCTCCATGATGCCGTGTTGCACTGTCAACATTCCCCACCCAAGATCACAAGCTGA
- the slc26a5 gene encoding prestin isoform X3, with protein MDPEEEEVAVNVDDMDRLLMFKIERPVYDEAHLRLQLLHRKEKASTIRQKITQLFQCSSQRAKTALLSFLPILSWLPKYPVKEYLFHDIVSGLSTGVVQLPQGLAYAMLAAVPPVYGLYSSFYPVLLYTFFGTSRHISIGTFAVISLMIGSVAVREVPDFYTLPVNGSNESAILNGTIQEKRVQVAVALTTLVGIIQILLGILRFGFVAIYLTEPLVRGFTTAAAVHVVVSQLKYLLGVKTKRFSGPLSVIFSVQAVLSKITSTNIATLILGLVCLVFLYGVKDLNQRFKKKIPIPIPGEIIVVIVSTGVSYGMKLAGDYNVDVVGDIPTGLKTPAAPDFLLFSSLVTDAFAIAIVGFSMGISLAKIFALKHNYSVDSNQELIALGLCNFISSFFQTFTITCSMSRSLVQESTGGKTQVAGLLGSLLVLLVIVAIGFVFEPLPQTALAAIIMVNLLGMFKQFRDIPALWRTSKIELAIWLVTFVASVLLGLDYGLLSAITFALLTVIYRTQSPKNAVLGRIANTGLYYNIDEYEEATECEGIKIFHSNSSIYFANCDLYVSALKEKTGVNPEDLQAARKAQKKQKANCSVTCSPKRPVEVIKEYAAVDIRVVIAGCNSNLLSELDQLEFFTGNLNTEMLFPTLHDAVLHCQHSPPKITS; from the exons ATGGATCcagaagaagaagaagtggCAGTAAATGTGGACGACATGGACAGGCTACTGATGTTCAAGATAGAGCGTCCTGTTTATGATGAAGCCCACCTCAGATTGCAACTTCTCCACCGCAAGGAGAAAGCCAGCACTATCCGACAAAAGATTACGCAATTGTTCCA GTGTTCTTCTCAGCGGGCAAAAACAGCACTTTTAAGCTTCCTGCCTATTCTATCATGGCTGCCAAAGTATCCGGTCAAGGAATACCTGTTTCATGATATTGTCTCTGGTCTCAGCACAGGTGTTGTGCAGCTTCCCCAAG GCCTTGCATATGCGATGCTTGCTGCTGTGCCTCCAGTTTATGGTCTGTACTCATCGTTCTACCCTGTTCTGCTCTACACTTTCTTCGGCACATCCAGACACATATCCATAG GCACGTTTGCAGTAATAAGCCTAATGATCGGAAGTGTTGCAGTCAGGGAGGTTCCTGATTTTTACACACTTCCCGTCAATGGCTCAAATGAATCCGCCATCTTGAATGGGACAATTCAGGAGAAGAGGGTTCAGGTAGCTGTGGCGCTTACAACTCTTGTGGGAATCATTCAG ATTCTTCTAGGGATTCTCCGGTTTGGCTTTGTGGCAATTTACCTCACGGAACCGCTTGTGCGAGGTTTCACGACAGCAGCTGCTGTGCACGTAGTGGTTTCTCAGTTAAAATATTTACTGGGAGTGAAAACGAAACGCTTCAGTGGACCCCTTTCTGTTATATTT AGTGTCCAGGCAGTACTTAGTAAGATTACAAGTACTAATATCGCCACGCTCATTCTGGGCCTTGTGTGTCTGGTCTTTCTGTACGGAGTGAAAGACCTCAACCAGCGTTTCAAAAAGAAGATACCCATCCCGATTCCCGGGGAGATTATCGTGGTCATCGTGTCAACTGGCGTCTCTTACGGCATGAAATTGGCAGGGGACTACAACGTCGATGTGGTTGGGGATATACCAACTGG GCTTAAAACACCAGCCGCTCCAGATTTCTTGCTGTTCTCCAGTCTGGTGACCGACGCCTTCGCTATTGCGATTGTAGGCTTCTCCATGGGAATCTCGCTAGCCAAAATCTTTGCACTGAAGCATAACTACAGCGTGGACAGTAACCAG GAGCTGATAGCCCTCGGCCTTTGTAATTTCATTAGCTCTTTCTTCCAAACGTTCACCATCACTTGCTCCATGTCGAGGAGCCTGGTGCAGGAGAGCACGGGTGGTAAAACGCAG GTCGCAGGGCTACTCGGGTCTCTATTGGTGCTACTGGTCATCGTCGCTATTGGTTTTGTCTTCGAGCCGCTTCCGCAG ACTGCCTTGGCAGCCATAATTATGGTCAATTTGCTGGGCATGTTCAAACAGTTCCGAGACATTCCAGCTCTGTGGAGAACCAGCAAGATTGAACTA GCGATCTGGCTGGTGACGTTCGTGGCGTCTGTGCTATTAGGCTTGGACTACGGCCTCCTATCAGccatcacatttgctttattgacGGTCATCTATAGAACGCAGAG CCCAAAAAATGCTGTTCTCGGGCGGATTGCAAACACAGGATTATACTACAACATTGATGAATACGAAGAG GCGACGGAATGTGAGGGGATTAAGATTTTCCACTCCAATTCGTCAATCTACTTCGCTAACTGCGACCTTTATGTGAGCGCGCTCAAGGAGAAG acAGGCGTGAACCCAGAAGACTTACAAGCGGCTAGAAAAGctcagaaaaaacaaaaagccaaCTGCAGCGTGACGTGCTCGCCGAAAAGACCTGTCGAG GTCATTAAGGAGTATGCAGCAGTAGATATTAGAGTTGTCATCGCTGGTTGTAACA GTAATCTGCTATCCGAGCTGGACCAGTTGGAGTTCTTCACTGGAAATCTAAACACGGAGATGCTGTTCCCAACCCTCCATGATGCCGTGTTGCACTGTCAACATTCCCCACCCAAGATCACAAGCTGA
- the slc26a5 gene encoding prestin isoform X1, whose protein sequence is MDPEEEEVAVNVDDMDRLLMFKIERPVYDEAHLRLQLLHRKEKASTIRQKITQLFQCSSQRAKTALLSFLPILSWLPKYPVKEYLFHDIVSGLSTGVVQLPQGLAYAMLAAVPPVYGLYSSFYPVLLYTFFGTSRHISIGTFAVISLMIGSVAVREVPDFYTLPVNGSNESAILNGTIQEKRVQVAVALTTLVGIIQILLGILRFGFVAIYLTEPLVRGFTTAAAVHVVVSQLKYLLGVKTKRFSGPLSVIFSVQAVLSKITSTNIATLILGLVCLVFLYGVKDLNQRFKKKIPIPIPGEIIVVIVSTGVSYGMKLAGDYNVDVVGDIPTGLKTPAAPDFLLFSSLVTDAFAIAIVGFSMGISLAKIFALKHNYSVDSNQELIALGLCNFISSFFQTFTITCSMSRSLVQESTGGKTQVAGLLGSLLVLLVIVAIGFVFEPLPQTALAAIIMVNLLGMFKQFRDIPALWRTSKIELAIWLVTFVASVLLGLDYGLLSAITFALLTVIYRTQSPKNAVLGRIANTGLYYNIDEYEEATECEGIKIFHSNSSIYFANCDLYVSALKEKTGVNPEDLQAARKAQKKQKANCSVTCSPKRPVELFVCKDNEQAATHEILSFNKTMEDQTNGNLGEIRMEADTEDVAFLESSGSVHSIILDWTHASFIDSVGAKAIKQVIKEYAAVDIRVVIAGCNSNLLSELDQLEFFTGNLNTEMLFPTLHDAVLHCQHSPPKITS, encoded by the exons ATGGATCcagaagaagaagaagtggCAGTAAATGTGGACGACATGGACAGGCTACTGATGTTCAAGATAGAGCGTCCTGTTTATGATGAAGCCCACCTCAGATTGCAACTTCTCCACCGCAAGGAGAAAGCCAGCACTATCCGACAAAAGATTACGCAATTGTTCCA GTGTTCTTCTCAGCGGGCAAAAACAGCACTTTTAAGCTTCCTGCCTATTCTATCATGGCTGCCAAAGTATCCGGTCAAGGAATACCTGTTTCATGATATTGTCTCTGGTCTCAGCACAGGTGTTGTGCAGCTTCCCCAAG GCCTTGCATATGCGATGCTTGCTGCTGTGCCTCCAGTTTATGGTCTGTACTCATCGTTCTACCCTGTTCTGCTCTACACTTTCTTCGGCACATCCAGACACATATCCATAG GCACGTTTGCAGTAATAAGCCTAATGATCGGAAGTGTTGCAGTCAGGGAGGTTCCTGATTTTTACACACTTCCCGTCAATGGCTCAAATGAATCCGCCATCTTGAATGGGACAATTCAGGAGAAGAGGGTTCAGGTAGCTGTGGCGCTTACAACTCTTGTGGGAATCATTCAG ATTCTTCTAGGGATTCTCCGGTTTGGCTTTGTGGCAATTTACCTCACGGAACCGCTTGTGCGAGGTTTCACGACAGCAGCTGCTGTGCACGTAGTGGTTTCTCAGTTAAAATATTTACTGGGAGTGAAAACGAAACGCTTCAGTGGACCCCTTTCTGTTATATTT AGTGTCCAGGCAGTACTTAGTAAGATTACAAGTACTAATATCGCCACGCTCATTCTGGGCCTTGTGTGTCTGGTCTTTCTGTACGGAGTGAAAGACCTCAACCAGCGTTTCAAAAAGAAGATACCCATCCCGATTCCCGGGGAGATTATCGTGGTCATCGTGTCAACTGGCGTCTCTTACGGCATGAAATTGGCAGGGGACTACAACGTCGATGTGGTTGGGGATATACCAACTGG GCTTAAAACACCAGCCGCTCCAGATTTCTTGCTGTTCTCCAGTCTGGTGACCGACGCCTTCGCTATTGCGATTGTAGGCTTCTCCATGGGAATCTCGCTAGCCAAAATCTTTGCACTGAAGCATAACTACAGCGTGGACAGTAACCAG GAGCTGATAGCCCTCGGCCTTTGTAATTTCATTAGCTCTTTCTTCCAAACGTTCACCATCACTTGCTCCATGTCGAGGAGCCTGGTGCAGGAGAGCACGGGTGGTAAAACGCAG GTCGCAGGGCTACTCGGGTCTCTATTGGTGCTACTGGTCATCGTCGCTATTGGTTTTGTCTTCGAGCCGCTTCCGCAG ACTGCCTTGGCAGCCATAATTATGGTCAATTTGCTGGGCATGTTCAAACAGTTCCGAGACATTCCAGCTCTGTGGAGAACCAGCAAGATTGAACTA GCGATCTGGCTGGTGACGTTCGTGGCGTCTGTGCTATTAGGCTTGGACTACGGCCTCCTATCAGccatcacatttgctttattgacGGTCATCTATAGAACGCAGAG CCCAAAAAATGCTGTTCTCGGGCGGATTGCAAACACAGGATTATACTACAACATTGATGAATACGAAGAG GCGACGGAATGTGAGGGGATTAAGATTTTCCACTCCAATTCGTCAATCTACTTCGCTAACTGCGACCTTTATGTGAGCGCGCTCAAGGAGAAG acAGGCGTGAACCCAGAAGACTTACAAGCGGCTAGAAAAGctcagaaaaaacaaaaagccaaCTGCAGCGTGACGTGCTCGCCGAAAAGACCTGTCGAG TTGTTTGTTTGTAAGGACAATGAACAAGCTGCCACGCACGAGATTTTGTCCTTTAACAAAACGATGGAAGACCAGACTAACGGCAATCTCGGAGAAATTCGCATGGAAGCGGATACAGAGGACGTAGCATTCCTGGAGTCTTCCGGTTCCGTCCATTCCATCATCCTGGACTGGACGCACGCCAGTTTTATTGACTCTGTGGGAGCCAAGGCCATTAAACAG GTCATTAAGGAGTATGCAGCAGTAGATATTAGAGTTGTCATCGCTGGTTGTAACA GTAATCTGCTATCCGAGCTGGACCAGTTGGAGTTCTTCACTGGAAATCTAAACACGGAGATGCTGTTCCCAACCCTCCATGATGCCGTGTTGCACTGTCAACATTCCCCACCCAAGATCACAAGCTGA
- the slc26a5 gene encoding prestin isoform X2 translates to MDPEEEEVAVNVDDMDRLLMFKIERPVYDEAHLRLQLLHRKEKASTIRQKITQLFQCSSQRAKTALLSFLPILSWLPKYPVKEYLFHDIVSGLSTGVVQLPQGLAYAMLAAVPPVYGLYSSFYPVLLYTFFGTSRHISIGTFAVISLMIGSVAVREVPDFYTLPVNGSNESAILNGTIQEKRVQVAVALTTLVGIIQILLGILRFGFVAIYLTEPLVRGFTTAAAVHVVVSQLKYLLGVKTKRFSGPLSVIFSVQAVLSKITSTNIATLILGLVCLVFLYGVKDLNQRFKKKIPIPIPGEIIVVIVSTGVSYGMKLAGDYNVDVVGDIPTGLKTPAAPDFLLFSSLVTDAFAIAIVGFSMGISLAKIFALKHNYSVDSNQELIALGLCNFISSFFQTFTITCSMSRSLVQESTGGKTQVAGLLGSLLVLLVIVAIGFVFEPLPQTALAAIIMVNLLGMFKQFRDIPALWRTSKIELAIWLVTFVASVLLGLDYGLLSAITFALLTVIYRTQSPKNAVLGRIANTGLYYNIDEYEEATECEGIKIFHSNSSIYFANCDLYVSALKEKTGVNPEDLQAARKAQKKQKANCSVTCSPKRPVEDNEQAATHEILSFNKTMEDQTNGNLGEIRMEADTEDVAFLESSGSVHSIILDWTHASFIDSVGAKAIKQVIKEYAAVDIRVVIAGCNSNLLSELDQLEFFTGNLNTEMLFPTLHDAVLHCQHSPPKITS, encoded by the exons ATGGATCcagaagaagaagaagtggCAGTAAATGTGGACGACATGGACAGGCTACTGATGTTCAAGATAGAGCGTCCTGTTTATGATGAAGCCCACCTCAGATTGCAACTTCTCCACCGCAAGGAGAAAGCCAGCACTATCCGACAAAAGATTACGCAATTGTTCCA GTGTTCTTCTCAGCGGGCAAAAACAGCACTTTTAAGCTTCCTGCCTATTCTATCATGGCTGCCAAAGTATCCGGTCAAGGAATACCTGTTTCATGATATTGTCTCTGGTCTCAGCACAGGTGTTGTGCAGCTTCCCCAAG GCCTTGCATATGCGATGCTTGCTGCTGTGCCTCCAGTTTATGGTCTGTACTCATCGTTCTACCCTGTTCTGCTCTACACTTTCTTCGGCACATCCAGACACATATCCATAG GCACGTTTGCAGTAATAAGCCTAATGATCGGAAGTGTTGCAGTCAGGGAGGTTCCTGATTTTTACACACTTCCCGTCAATGGCTCAAATGAATCCGCCATCTTGAATGGGACAATTCAGGAGAAGAGGGTTCAGGTAGCTGTGGCGCTTACAACTCTTGTGGGAATCATTCAG ATTCTTCTAGGGATTCTCCGGTTTGGCTTTGTGGCAATTTACCTCACGGAACCGCTTGTGCGAGGTTTCACGACAGCAGCTGCTGTGCACGTAGTGGTTTCTCAGTTAAAATATTTACTGGGAGTGAAAACGAAACGCTTCAGTGGACCCCTTTCTGTTATATTT AGTGTCCAGGCAGTACTTAGTAAGATTACAAGTACTAATATCGCCACGCTCATTCTGGGCCTTGTGTGTCTGGTCTTTCTGTACGGAGTGAAAGACCTCAACCAGCGTTTCAAAAAGAAGATACCCATCCCGATTCCCGGGGAGATTATCGTGGTCATCGTGTCAACTGGCGTCTCTTACGGCATGAAATTGGCAGGGGACTACAACGTCGATGTGGTTGGGGATATACCAACTGG GCTTAAAACACCAGCCGCTCCAGATTTCTTGCTGTTCTCCAGTCTGGTGACCGACGCCTTCGCTATTGCGATTGTAGGCTTCTCCATGGGAATCTCGCTAGCCAAAATCTTTGCACTGAAGCATAACTACAGCGTGGACAGTAACCAG GAGCTGATAGCCCTCGGCCTTTGTAATTTCATTAGCTCTTTCTTCCAAACGTTCACCATCACTTGCTCCATGTCGAGGAGCCTGGTGCAGGAGAGCACGGGTGGTAAAACGCAG GTCGCAGGGCTACTCGGGTCTCTATTGGTGCTACTGGTCATCGTCGCTATTGGTTTTGTCTTCGAGCCGCTTCCGCAG ACTGCCTTGGCAGCCATAATTATGGTCAATTTGCTGGGCATGTTCAAACAGTTCCGAGACATTCCAGCTCTGTGGAGAACCAGCAAGATTGAACTA GCGATCTGGCTGGTGACGTTCGTGGCGTCTGTGCTATTAGGCTTGGACTACGGCCTCCTATCAGccatcacatttgctttattgacGGTCATCTATAGAACGCAGAG CCCAAAAAATGCTGTTCTCGGGCGGATTGCAAACACAGGATTATACTACAACATTGATGAATACGAAGAG GCGACGGAATGTGAGGGGATTAAGATTTTCCACTCCAATTCGTCAATCTACTTCGCTAACTGCGACCTTTATGTGAGCGCGCTCAAGGAGAAG acAGGCGTGAACCCAGAAGACTTACAAGCGGCTAGAAAAGctcagaaaaaacaaaaagccaaCTGCAGCGTGACGTGCTCGCCGAAAAGACCTGTCGAG GACAATGAACAAGCTGCCACGCACGAGATTTTGTCCTTTAACAAAACGATGGAAGACCAGACTAACGGCAATCTCGGAGAAATTCGCATGGAAGCGGATACAGAGGACGTAGCATTCCTGGAGTCTTCCGGTTCCGTCCATTCCATCATCCTGGACTGGACGCACGCCAGTTTTATTGACTCTGTGGGAGCCAAGGCCATTAAACAG GTCATTAAGGAGTATGCAGCAGTAGATATTAGAGTTGTCATCGCTGGTTGTAACA GTAATCTGCTATCCGAGCTGGACCAGTTGGAGTTCTTCACTGGAAATCTAAACACGGAGATGCTGTTCCCAACCCTCCATGATGCCGTGTTGCACTGTCAACATTCCCCACCCAAGATCACAAGCTGA
- the slc26a5 gene encoding prestin isoform X5 — MDPEEEEVAVNVDDMDRLLMFKIERPVYDEAHLRLQLLHRKEKASTIRQKITQLFQCSSQRAKTALLSFLPILSWLPKYPVKEYLFHDIVSGLSTGVVQLPQGLAYAMLAAVPPVYGLYSSFYPVLLYTFFGTSRHISIGTFAVISLMIGSVAVREVPDFYTLPVNGSNESAILNGTIQEKRVQVAVALTTLVGIIQILLGILRFGFVAIYLTEPLVRGFTTAAAVHVVVSQLKYLLGVKTKRFSGPLSVIFSVQAVLSKITSTNIATLILGLVCLVFLYGVKDLNQRFKKKIPIPIPGEIIVVIVSTGVSYGMKLAGDYNVDVVGDIPTGLKTPAAPDFLLFSSLVTDAFAIAIVGFSMGISLAKIFALKHNYSVDSNQELIALGLCNFISSFFQTFTITCSMSRSLVQESTGGKTQVAGLLGSLLVLLVIVAIGFVFEPLPQTALAAIIMVNLLGMFKQFRDIPALWRTSKIELAIWLVTFVASVLLGLDYGLLSAITFALLTVIYRTQSPKNAVLGRIANTGLYYNIDEYEEATECEGIKIFHSNSSIYFANCDLYVSALKEKTGVNPEDLQAARKAQKKQKANCSVTCSPKRPVESRLIYTQV; from the exons ATGGATCcagaagaagaagaagtggCAGTAAATGTGGACGACATGGACAGGCTACTGATGTTCAAGATAGAGCGTCCTGTTTATGATGAAGCCCACCTCAGATTGCAACTTCTCCACCGCAAGGAGAAAGCCAGCACTATCCGACAAAAGATTACGCAATTGTTCCA GTGTTCTTCTCAGCGGGCAAAAACAGCACTTTTAAGCTTCCTGCCTATTCTATCATGGCTGCCAAAGTATCCGGTCAAGGAATACCTGTTTCATGATATTGTCTCTGGTCTCAGCACAGGTGTTGTGCAGCTTCCCCAAG GCCTTGCATATGCGATGCTTGCTGCTGTGCCTCCAGTTTATGGTCTGTACTCATCGTTCTACCCTGTTCTGCTCTACACTTTCTTCGGCACATCCAGACACATATCCATAG GCACGTTTGCAGTAATAAGCCTAATGATCGGAAGTGTTGCAGTCAGGGAGGTTCCTGATTTTTACACACTTCCCGTCAATGGCTCAAATGAATCCGCCATCTTGAATGGGACAATTCAGGAGAAGAGGGTTCAGGTAGCTGTGGCGCTTACAACTCTTGTGGGAATCATTCAG ATTCTTCTAGGGATTCTCCGGTTTGGCTTTGTGGCAATTTACCTCACGGAACCGCTTGTGCGAGGTTTCACGACAGCAGCTGCTGTGCACGTAGTGGTTTCTCAGTTAAAATATTTACTGGGAGTGAAAACGAAACGCTTCAGTGGACCCCTTTCTGTTATATTT AGTGTCCAGGCAGTACTTAGTAAGATTACAAGTACTAATATCGCCACGCTCATTCTGGGCCTTGTGTGTCTGGTCTTTCTGTACGGAGTGAAAGACCTCAACCAGCGTTTCAAAAAGAAGATACCCATCCCGATTCCCGGGGAGATTATCGTGGTCATCGTGTCAACTGGCGTCTCTTACGGCATGAAATTGGCAGGGGACTACAACGTCGATGTGGTTGGGGATATACCAACTGG GCTTAAAACACCAGCCGCTCCAGATTTCTTGCTGTTCTCCAGTCTGGTGACCGACGCCTTCGCTATTGCGATTGTAGGCTTCTCCATGGGAATCTCGCTAGCCAAAATCTTTGCACTGAAGCATAACTACAGCGTGGACAGTAACCAG GAGCTGATAGCCCTCGGCCTTTGTAATTTCATTAGCTCTTTCTTCCAAACGTTCACCATCACTTGCTCCATGTCGAGGAGCCTGGTGCAGGAGAGCACGGGTGGTAAAACGCAG GTCGCAGGGCTACTCGGGTCTCTATTGGTGCTACTGGTCATCGTCGCTATTGGTTTTGTCTTCGAGCCGCTTCCGCAG ACTGCCTTGGCAGCCATAATTATGGTCAATTTGCTGGGCATGTTCAAACAGTTCCGAGACATTCCAGCTCTGTGGAGAACCAGCAAGATTGAACTA GCGATCTGGCTGGTGACGTTCGTGGCGTCTGTGCTATTAGGCTTGGACTACGGCCTCCTATCAGccatcacatttgctttattgacGGTCATCTATAGAACGCAGAG CCCAAAAAATGCTGTTCTCGGGCGGATTGCAAACACAGGATTATACTACAACATTGATGAATACGAAGAG GCGACGGAATGTGAGGGGATTAAGATTTTCCACTCCAATTCGTCAATCTACTTCGCTAACTGCGACCTTTATGTGAGCGCGCTCAAGGAGAAG acAGGCGTGAACCCAGAAGACTTACAAGCGGCTAGAAAAGctcagaaaaaacaaaaagccaaCTGCAGCGTGACGTGCTCGCCGAAAAGACCTGTCGAG TCACGACTGATTTATACGCAAGTATGA